One region of Syntrophobacter fumaroxidans MPOB genomic DNA includes:
- a CDS encoding M1 family metallopeptidase, which translates to MGSLRSALWAFILSGLLPGIITEAGAKPTTSIHYDIAVRIETASGALEGSGTVTVRDDGAMPPAFTLRPDARVHSVTGSGGALPYRFEGGVLRVPQSALSSPGDLRITIRYAAAFHDAIPGDPLYTEDPTYGVTGVISKRGLFLADDSGWYPKVPGAFGTYRIRVDVPAGMEVVTAGTLKERTPDGDRLDFVWEIEQPLRGVSLSGGPYAVKTGRAGRIPSFFYHFPGSERLAEPYLSAVSRYIALYEELFGPYPFPKFAVVENFFPTGYGFPSYTLLGSQVIRLPFIVDTSLGHEVAHSWWGNGVFVDYGKGNWSEGLTTYVADHLYKEKISPEEAREYRARILRNYATLVSPREDFPLAEFAGRDSPASRAVGYGKGAMVFHMARKLAGDEGFWQALKDVCQKRLFQETSWSDFADAFAARSRGTDFHAFFRQWVDRPGAPTLRIDRVEATKVAHAWKVRGTLLQEAPFFELFVPLRLETESGEIFASVFVKDRETTFSIDAGSRPTRLTVDPDADLFRRLHPEEVPPDINAIKGSDALVAVMAAGQEVMLDGAARALLSGLGLQELVVVRESELHPAQLKGRDLLVFGFPRTKQLFDVLPGNLKVATEHFTLDETVYGEPGDGAFFALRSGIDTSRSAGLFLAFSREAADVLARKIPHYGSYSVVVIRDNNVAVKKVWPVADSPLIHRFSFRE; encoded by the coding sequence ATGGGTTCACTGCGCAGCGCCTTGTGGGCATTCATCTTGAGCGGGCTGCTTCCGGGGATTATCACGGAGGCGGGCGCGAAGCCCACGACGTCCATCCACTACGACATAGCGGTCCGCATCGAAACCGCTTCCGGGGCTCTCGAGGGTTCGGGCACCGTCACGGTGCGGGACGACGGCGCGATGCCGCCTGCCTTCACCCTGCGACCCGATGCGCGCGTCCATTCGGTGACCGGATCGGGGGGCGCCTTGCCTTACCGGTTCGAGGGAGGAGTACTCCGGGTCCCTCAGAGCGCCCTTTCAAGCCCGGGGGACCTGAGGATCACCATTCGGTACGCGGCCGCTTTTCATGACGCAATCCCCGGGGATCCCCTCTACACGGAGGATCCGACCTACGGGGTGACCGGCGTGATTTCCAAGCGGGGATTGTTCCTGGCGGATGATTCGGGATGGTACCCGAAGGTCCCCGGAGCCTTCGGCACATACCGCATCCGGGTCGACGTGCCCGCGGGGATGGAGGTGGTCACCGCGGGGACGCTCAAGGAGAGAACCCCTGACGGAGATCGCCTCGATTTCGTCTGGGAGATCGAGCAGCCCCTGCGCGGCGTTTCCCTTTCCGGCGGTCCCTACGCGGTGAAGACGGGCCGCGCGGGACGGATTCCTTCCTTTTTCTACCATTTCCCCGGCTCGGAACGGCTGGCGGAACCCTATCTGAGCGCGGTGAGCCGCTACATCGCGCTCTACGAGGAACTGTTCGGTCCCTATCCGTTTCCCAAGTTCGCGGTGGTGGAGAATTTCTTTCCGACCGGGTACGGATTCCCTTCTTATACGTTGCTGGGAAGCCAGGTCATCCGCCTTCCGTTCATTGTCGATACCAGCCTCGGCCACGAGGTCGCTCACTCCTGGTGGGGAAACGGCGTCTTCGTGGACTACGGGAAGGGAAACTGGTCTGAAGGGCTGACGACCTACGTTGCGGATCATCTTTACAAGGAAAAAATATCCCCCGAAGAGGCGAGGGAATACCGGGCACGAATCCTGCGCAATTACGCGACGCTGGTTTCTCCGCGCGAAGACTTCCCCCTCGCGGAGTTCGCGGGGCGGGACAGCCCGGCCTCCAGGGCCGTCGGCTACGGAAAGGGGGCCATGGTCTTCCACATGGCCCGAAAGCTCGCGGGGGACGAAGGATTCTGGCAGGCACTCAAGGACGTCTGCCAAAAAAGGCTGTTCCAGGAGACGTCCTGGAGTGACTTTGCGGATGCATTTGCCGCCCGGAGCCGGGGAACGGACTTTCACGCCTTTTTCAGGCAGTGGGTCGATCGCCCGGGAGCCCCCACCCTGAGGATCGACCGAGTGGAAGCGACCAAAGTCGCGCATGCCTGGAAGGTCCGAGGGACCCTTTTGCAGGAGGCGCCCTTTTTTGAGCTGTTTGTCCCCTTGCGGTTGGAAACCGAAAGCGGTGAGATTTTTGCCTCGGTGTTCGTCAAGGACCGGGAGACGACCTTTTCCATCGATGCGGGATCACGTCCCACGCGGCTTACGGTGGATCCCGATGCGGACCTTTTCCGACGCCTCCATCCCGAAGAGGTACCGCCCGACATCAATGCGATCAAAGGCTCGGATGCTCTTGTGGCGGTCATGGCAGCCGGTCAGGAGGTAATGCTGGACGGCGCCGCCCGTGCGCTCCTTTCCGGCCTCGGCCTGCAAGAGCTCGTCGTTGTCCGGGAGAGCGAGCTCCATCCGGCTCAACTGAAAGGCAGGGACCTGCTCGTTTTCGGTTTCCCCCGCACGAAGCAGCTGTTCGATGTTCTTCCCGGAAACCTGAAGGTGGCGACGGAGCACTTCACCCTGGACGAAACGGTCTACGGGGAGCCCGGCGACGGCGCGTTTTTCGCCCTGAGGTCCGGCATCGACACGAGCAGGAGCGCTGGGCTTTTTCTCGCCTTCTCCCGGGAAGCCGCAGACGTTCTGGCAAGAAAGATCCCTCACTACGGGTCCTACAGCGTCGTGGTCATCCGTGACAACAATGTGGCGGTCAAGAAAGTCTGGCCGGTGGCGGACTCCCCCTTGATCCACCGCTTTTCATTTAGGGAGTGA
- a CDS encoding pyridoxamine 5'-phosphate oxidase family protein — protein sequence MDTKELKEYFEKASGHGILATADGDGLLNQAVFSRPHFMADGTVAFIMPHKLTHRNLQENSHAAYLFIETGSGYKGKRIYLTKVKEEQDTELLRTLRRRPHPSDRGGQDGPRFLVFFRVDMTLPLIGAGGSAA from the coding sequence ATGGATACGAAGGAACTGAAAGAGTATTTCGAAAAGGCATCGGGACACGGCATTCTCGCAACCGCCGACGGCGACGGTCTTCTAAACCAGGCGGTCTTTTCCCGCCCCCATTTCATGGCCGACGGGACCGTTGCGTTCATCATGCCCCATAAGCTCACTCACAGGAACCTCCAGGAAAACTCCCACGCCGCGTACCTGTTCATCGAGACAGGTTCCGGCTACAAGGGAAAAAGAATCTACCTGACGAAAGTGAAGGAAGAGCAGGACACGGAACTGTTGAGGACTTTGCGCCGCCGGCCCCATCCTTCGGACAGGGGCGGTCAGGACGGACCGAGGTTTCTCGTCTTTTTTCGAGTGGACATGACCCTGCCGCTCATCGGTGCCGGCGGTTCGGCGGCCTGA
- a CDS encoding SRPBCC family protein, whose translation MLRIVFPYIEVGLPVGAGADRVWTLLTDTSRWVEWGPSIRDVESTERFLTAHSSGRVRTVLGFTAPFAVTRFEPGRTWSWRVLGIPATTHTVESLGANRSLLLFGVPLIAFPYLLVCLAAMKRIRSLAERDSDPTHRAGLS comes from the coding sequence GTGCTTCGAATCGTTTTCCCCTATATCGAGGTCGGATTGCCGGTCGGTGCGGGTGCCGACCGGGTGTGGACGCTTCTCACCGACACGTCGCGCTGGGTCGAATGGGGACCGTCCATCCGTGACGTTGAGAGCACCGAGCGCTTCCTGACGGCACATTCTTCGGGCCGTGTGAGGACCGTTCTCGGATTCACGGCGCCGTTTGCCGTGACTCGCTTTGAACCGGGAAGAACGTGGTCCTGGCGCGTTCTCGGAATTCCGGCGACCACGCACACGGTGGAAAGTCTTGGCGCAAACCGCTCGCTCCTGCTTTTCGGGGTGCCGCTCATCGCCTTTCCCTACCTGCTCGTCTGCCTTGCAGCCATGAAACGCATCCGCTCGCTCGCCGAGCGCGATTCGGACCCCACGCACAGAGCCGGATTGTCTTGA
- a CDS encoding cation-transporting P-type ATPase: MERLMAKHWHHMPGGEASELLQTNPERGLEEFEAKRRQEHFGPNVITGKGGKGPLMRFLLQLHQPLIYILIAAGAVTAAFREWVDSGVIFGVVLVNASIGFLQESKALAAIAALAQTMVAEVTVLRGGSRRRISSAEVVPGDLILLQSGDKVPADMRLIELKDLQIDESTLTGESVPVKKKRGVLDRDTVLADRRNMVYASTLVTYGQGTGVVVATGNATEVGRISELISAAPELQTPLTKKIAHFSHILLYAILALAAATVLIGVLRGQPALEMFMAAVALAVGAIPEGLPAALSITLAIGVARMARRRAVIRRLPAVETLGSTTVICTDKTGTLTENQMTVQEIFAGDETFEVSGAGYDPSGTVLKQGEPITHGGTPVLFECLRAGLLCNDSILVQKEGRWGVQGDPTEGALIVVAAKVGLSADEEAARLPRLDVIPFESERQYMATLHDAGQAETPIAYVKGAAEIILERCTESLDATGAAQPVDRERVMAEVGRMASNGLRVLAFAKKDISPESAPFDHEDVAGGLRFLGLQGMIDPPRAEAIEAVKACHTAGIRIKMITGDHAITASAIAEKIGLIDAGDSAPAGKAAITGKTLAKMPDAELIEAAEETPVFARVDPEQKLSLVEALQARGHIVAMTGDGVNDAPALKRANIGIAMGITGTEVAKEAADMILTDDNFATIEAAVEEGRGVFDNLTKFIVWTLPTNLGEGLVILLAIFAGATLPILPVQILWINMVTAVLLGLTLAFEPKEPGIMLRPPRDPKTPILTRYLLWRIILVGGMLTAAGFGLFEWELHRGASEAQARTVAVNVFVVAEIFYLLNCRSLTKSMFQLGLFSNPWLFVGVSLMVLLQLLYTYLPAMNWMFHGAPIPLDAWGYILATGLAVYLVIGFEKWVRQRTSGGGKEQAVGKAP; the protein is encoded by the coding sequence ATGGAAAGGCTGATGGCAAAGCACTGGCACCACATGCCGGGAGGGGAAGCGAGCGAGCTCCTTCAAACCAACCCGGAGAGGGGCCTGGAAGAATTCGAAGCCAAACGCCGCCAGGAACACTTCGGACCCAACGTCATCACCGGCAAAGGGGGAAAAGGCCCCCTCATGCGATTCCTCCTGCAGCTTCATCAGCCCCTCATCTATATCCTGATCGCAGCCGGAGCGGTGACGGCCGCCTTCCGGGAATGGGTCGACTCGGGCGTCATTTTCGGGGTGGTGCTGGTCAACGCCTCTATCGGTTTCCTCCAGGAGTCCAAGGCCTTGGCCGCCATCGCCGCCCTCGCCCAGACCATGGTGGCCGAAGTCACGGTGCTGAGAGGCGGCTCCAGGCGCCGGATCTCCTCCGCGGAGGTGGTGCCGGGCGACCTCATCCTCCTTCAGTCGGGCGACAAGGTCCCCGCCGACATGCGCCTGATCGAATTGAAGGATCTGCAGATCGATGAATCCACCCTTACCGGCGAATCGGTACCGGTCAAGAAGAAAAGAGGGGTTCTCGACCGTGACACCGTGCTGGCCGATCGCCGCAACATGGTCTACGCCTCGACCCTGGTCACTTACGGCCAGGGAACCGGGGTGGTGGTCGCCACGGGCAACGCCACGGAAGTCGGGCGGATCTCCGAGCTCATTTCCGCGGCACCCGAGCTGCAGACCCCGCTCACAAAAAAGATCGCCCACTTCAGCCACATTCTGCTTTACGCCATCCTGGCGCTTGCCGCGGCCACGGTGCTGATCGGCGTTCTTCGAGGCCAACCCGCTCTCGAGATGTTCATGGCGGCAGTCGCGCTGGCCGTGGGAGCCATCCCGGAAGGGCTTCCCGCGGCGTTGAGCATCACGCTCGCCATCGGCGTCGCGCGGATGGCCAGGCGACGGGCGGTCATCCGCCGCCTTCCCGCCGTGGAGACCCTGGGCAGCACCACCGTCATCTGCACGGACAAAACAGGGACTTTGACCGAGAACCAGATGACCGTTCAGGAAATCTTCGCCGGCGACGAAACCTTCGAAGTGTCGGGCGCGGGTTACGACCCCTCGGGAACGGTCCTGAAGCAGGGCGAGCCCATCACCCACGGTGGAACCCCGGTACTGTTTGAGTGTTTGCGGGCGGGATTGCTCTGCAACGACAGCATCCTCGTGCAAAAGGAAGGCCGCTGGGGCGTGCAGGGAGATCCCACGGAAGGTGCCCTGATCGTCGTCGCCGCCAAGGTGGGCCTCTCGGCCGACGAAGAGGCGGCCCGGCTTCCGCGGCTCGACGTGATTCCCTTCGAATCGGAACGCCAGTACATGGCGACCTTGCATGATGCGGGGCAGGCCGAAACCCCGATCGCCTACGTCAAGGGGGCGGCCGAGATCATCCTGGAGCGGTGCACGGAATCTCTCGACGCGACAGGAGCCGCTCAACCGGTGGACAGGGAACGGGTGATGGCCGAGGTCGGGAGGATGGCTTCAAACGGTTTGCGCGTCCTGGCGTTTGCGAAAAAGGACATCTCCCCGGAATCGGCCCCGTTCGACCATGAGGACGTGGCCGGCGGCCTCCGTTTCCTGGGGCTGCAGGGGATGATCGACCCGCCGCGGGCTGAGGCGATAGAGGCCGTGAAAGCGTGTCACACGGCAGGCATCCGCATCAAGATGATCACCGGAGACCATGCGATCACCGCGTCGGCGATCGCCGAAAAGATCGGGCTGATCGATGCCGGGGATTCTGCCCCGGCCGGGAAGGCGGCGATAACCGGGAAAACCCTGGCGAAAATGCCGGACGCGGAGCTCATCGAGGCGGCTGAAGAGACACCGGTTTTCGCCAGGGTGGACCCCGAGCAGAAGCTGTCGCTCGTCGAAGCGCTCCAGGCAAGGGGGCACATCGTCGCCATGACCGGCGACGGCGTGAACGACGCGCCGGCGTTGAAGCGGGCCAACATCGGCATCGCCATGGGCATCACCGGTACCGAGGTGGCCAAGGAAGCCGCCGATATGATCCTCACCGACGACAACTTCGCCACCATCGAAGCCGCGGTTGAGGAAGGGCGGGGAGTCTTCGACAACCTCACCAAATTCATCGTCTGGACGCTCCCCACGAACCTGGGTGAAGGTCTCGTGATTCTTTTGGCCATCTTTGCCGGCGCGACGCTGCCGATCCTCCCCGTCCAGATCCTGTGGATCAACATGGTGACCGCCGTCCTGCTGGGGCTGACCCTCGCTTTCGAGCCCAAAGAGCCCGGCATCATGCTGCGTCCCCCGCGCGATCCGAAGACGCCGATTCTCACACGCTACCTTCTCTGGCGCATCATCCTCGTGGGCGGGATGCTCACCGCCGCCGGTTTCGGCCTCTTCGAATGGGAGCTGCACCGGGGAGCGAGCGAGGCTCAAGCCCGCACCGTGGCGGTGAACGTCTTCGTGGTTGCCGAAATCTTCTACCTGCTCAACTGCCGGTCGCTGACCAAGTCCATGTTCCAGCTGGGCCTCTTCTCCAATCCGTGGCTCTTTGTCGGCGTCTCACTCATGGTCCTCCTGCAGCTCCTCTACACCTATCTGCCCGCCATGAACTGGATGTTTCACGGTGCCCCGATCCCCCTCGACGCCTGGGGATATATCCTTGCCACGGGCCTGGCGGTCTACCTGGTGATCGGGTTTGAAAAATGGGTGCGACAGAGAACGAGCGGGGGCGGCAAGGAGCAAGCCGTCGGGAAAGCGCCTTGA
- a CDS encoding PAS domain S-box protein produces the protein MSQKPSYEELAGRVRELEEDALARRRTNEVLRKSEERYRMIFNYSPLGIVHFDCDGLIVDCNERFLEIVGAPRERLLGFNMATSLRNEEMRAAVIAGLSGEPNYFEGDYRSVTANKVTPIRAMFSRVNTDDGGFMGAVGLFEDVSAQKQSEEALRESREFLGKIVASISDPIFVKDRYHRLILVNDAECALAGRTREEILGRTDYDFFPKEQVDIFWEKDEAVFETGEENENEEQITDGQGRTRTIVTKKSLYTDSFGNKFIVGVIRDITDRKEAELALQAAHQELQDIIEFLPDATLVIGRDKKVTYWNHAIEEMTGVRKSDILGKGDYAYAKAFYGNGRPMLIDLVMAEEPEIESRYDFVKRIGTTVYGEAYVPGAYRGKGAYLWSTAAPLIGRDGNIIGFIQSIRDISDRKRAEEALKENEKKYRQLFETVSDAILVCDGDSRRLIDVNERALSLYGYSREEFLDLSYRDITAEPDESDVVIKETLSGVGIQVPLRTHRKKDGTVFPAEISSSTFELAGRKVICGVVRDITERKRVERELSAYRDGLEHLIEARTAELARANERLKVEIEERRRAKERLKLFAYSVAHDLKSPAVGIHGIAKRLHRQTRDVLDEKSRSYCSQILKVSEHIAELVDKINVYIATKEARLSFERIALKEIFAMLRDEFSVQFNNRRIDWELPESDVVVTADRLSLLRVFRNLVDNALKYGGEHLSRIRIGYEEGKDCHILSVADDGRGLRGADSERIFEVFQRQETSKGVEGAGLGLTIVREIAEQHNGRVWMEPVPNGGASFFVTISKDLPVS, from the coding sequence GTGAGTCAGAAACCGAGCTATGAAGAGCTGGCGGGCAGAGTCCGCGAGCTGGAAGAGGATGCGCTCGCGCGCAGGCGAACGAATGAAGTTTTGCGCAAGAGCGAAGAACGCTATCGGATGATCTTCAACTATTCCCCGCTGGGGATCGTCCATTTCGACTGCGACGGACTGATCGTGGACTGCAACGAGCGTTTCCTCGAAATCGTGGGAGCTCCCAGGGAACGGCTCCTCGGATTCAATATGGCCACGTCCTTGCGCAACGAGGAGATGAGAGCCGCGGTAATCGCCGGCCTCTCGGGAGAGCCCAACTATTTCGAAGGGGATTATCGGTCCGTGACCGCAAACAAAGTAACCCCCATCAGGGCCATGTTCAGCCGAGTGAACACCGACGACGGCGGATTCATGGGAGCGGTGGGCCTCTTCGAGGATGTCTCCGCGCAGAAGCAGTCGGAGGAGGCCTTGCGGGAGTCCAGGGAATTTCTGGGAAAGATCGTCGCTTCCATCAGCGACCCCATATTCGTAAAGGACAGATACCACCGGCTGATCCTGGTCAACGACGCCGAGTGCGCTCTTGCAGGCAGGACGCGCGAGGAAATCCTCGGCCGCACCGACTACGATTTCTTCCCCAAGGAGCAGGTGGACATCTTCTGGGAAAAGGATGAAGCCGTTTTCGAAACCGGGGAGGAGAACGAAAACGAGGAACAGATAACGGATGGCCAGGGACGCACCCGCACGATCGTCACGAAAAAGAGCCTTTACACGGACAGCTTCGGCAATAAATTCATCGTGGGCGTGATACGAGACATAACCGACCGAAAAGAAGCCGAGCTCGCGCTCCAGGCGGCCCACCAGGAACTTCAGGACATCATTGAATTCCTGCCCGACGCAACCCTGGTCATCGGCCGGGACAAAAAGGTGACGTACTGGAACCACGCCATCGAAGAAATGACCGGGGTCCGGAAGAGCGACATCCTGGGGAAAGGTGACTACGCATATGCCAAAGCGTTTTATGGTAACGGGAGACCCATGCTCATCGATCTCGTGATGGCCGAGGAACCTGAAATCGAAAGCAGGTATGATTTCGTGAAGCGGATCGGCACGACGGTTTACGGCGAGGCTTACGTCCCCGGGGCCTACCGGGGCAAAGGGGCTTACCTCTGGTCCACGGCGGCTCCGCTCATCGGCAGGGACGGGAACATCATCGGTTTTATCCAGTCCATTCGGGATATTTCGGACCGCAAACGCGCCGAGGAGGCACTCAAAGAGAACGAGAAGAAATACCGGCAGCTTTTCGAAACGGTGTCGGACGCCATTCTCGTCTGCGACGGGGACAGCCGCCGGTTGATCGACGTCAACGAGAGGGCCCTGAGCCTCTACGGCTACTCGCGTGAGGAATTTCTCGATCTGAGTTACCGCGACATCACGGCGGAACCCGACGAGTCGGATGTCGTTATCAAGGAGACGCTCTCCGGGGTGGGGATACAAGTTCCGCTCCGCACGCACAGAAAAAAGGACGGGACGGTTTTCCCGGCGGAGATCTCGTCGAGCACGTTTGAGCTGGCAGGCCGAAAAGTCATATGCGGAGTGGTCAGGGACATCACCGAGCGAAAACGCGTGGAACGGGAGCTTAGTGCATATCGAGACGGCCTCGAGCACCTGATTGAAGCGCGCACCGCCGAACTGGCAAGGGCAAACGAGCGGCTCAAGGTCGAAATAGAGGAGCGCAGGCGGGCGAAGGAGCGGTTGAAGCTTTTCGCCTACTCGGTTGCGCACGACCTCAAGAGCCCCGCCGTGGGAATCCACGGCATCGCGAAGCGCCTCCACAGGCAGACGCGGGATGTCCTCGATGAAAAGAGCAGGAGTTACTGCAGCCAAATCCTCAAAGTGTCCGAGCACATCGCCGAGCTTGTGGACAAGATCAACGTCTACATCGCAACGAAAGAGGCGCGGCTATCGTTTGAAAGGATTGCCCTCAAGGAGATTTTCGCCATGCTCCGGGACGAGTTTTCGGTGCAGTTCAATAACCGTCGGATCGATTGGGAGCTGCCCGAGTCCGACGTGGTGGTCACGGCTGACAGGCTCTCCCTGTTGAGGGTATTCAGGAACCTCGTCGACAACGCGCTCAAGTACGGCGGCGAGCACCTGAGCAGAATCCGAATCGGGTACGAGGAAGGCAAAGACTGTCACATTCTGTCCGTTGCCGACGACGGCAGGGGGCTCAGGGGGGCCGATTCGGAGAGAATTTTCGAGGTGTTTCAACGGCAGGAGACCTCCAAGGGGGTCGAAGGCGCAGGCCTGGGCCTGACCATAGTCAGGGAAATCGCCGAGCAGCACAATGGAAGAGTCTGGATGGAGCCGGTCCCCAACGGCGGAGCCTCGTTTTTTGTAACGATTTCCAAGGATCTGCCCGTTTCCTGA
- a CDS encoding AMP-binding protein translates to MEELEFKSSTLGQLLDRAIERFPDNEVIVYEDRDFRLTYREFGELVDKVAKGLMALGVKKGEKVAVWATNVPYWVVLQFATARVGAVLLTVNTAYKTAELEYLLRQSECENIFIIDGFRDTDYVLTLYDLLPELKTQQRGYLSSSRFPHLKRVFFLGHEKHRGMYSVAEVLALSVMTDDEQYRARQEELDVHDVVNMQYTSGTTGFPKGVMLTHFNLVNNGYWIGKNQLFGPEDRICLPVPLFHCFGCSLGVMAAVNHGSALVILEGFDPVSAMTAVEKERCTAIYGVPTMFIAILDHPLFPKFSFASLRTGIMAGSPCPAPIMNRVIEKMNARQITIVYGLTESSPGMTQTRVNDDIRKRCETVGRAMPGVEVCIMDPELRTPVPLGVPGEVCCRGYIVMKGYYNMPEATMQAIDQQGWLHSGDLGVMDKDGYVAITGRHKDMIIRGGENIYPKEVEEFLYGMEGIRDVQVVGVPSAKYGEEVCAFVILKDGSSYSPQDVIDFCRGKISRYKIPKCVAFVDGYPMTASGKIQKFKLREEAARLFPDA, encoded by the coding sequence ATGGAGGAACTCGAGTTCAAGTCGTCCACTCTGGGACAGCTTCTCGACCGTGCGATAGAGAGATTTCCCGACAATGAGGTCATCGTCTACGAGGACCGCGACTTCAGGCTCACGTATCGCGAATTCGGAGAATTGGTGGACAAGGTGGCCAAGGGCCTCATGGCGCTTGGGGTGAAAAAGGGCGAAAAGGTGGCCGTCTGGGCGACCAACGTCCCTTACTGGGTTGTTTTGCAGTTCGCCACGGCAAGAGTGGGAGCGGTGCTGCTGACGGTCAACACCGCGTACAAGACCGCCGAGCTTGAATATCTGCTCAGACAGTCCGAGTGCGAGAACATTTTCATCATCGACGGATTCAGAGACACCGACTACGTTCTCACTCTCTACGATCTCCTCCCCGAGCTCAAGACTCAACAGAGGGGATACCTCAGCAGCTCGAGGTTCCCTCATCTAAAACGGGTCTTCTTCCTGGGCCATGAGAAGCACAGAGGAATGTATTCCGTCGCCGAAGTGTTGGCGCTGAGCGTCATGACCGATGACGAGCAGTACAGGGCCAGGCAGGAGGAACTCGACGTGCACGACGTTGTCAACATGCAGTATACGTCGGGAACCACCGGTTTTCCGAAGGGCGTCATGCTGACCCATTTCAATCTCGTCAACAACGGGTACTGGATTGGGAAAAACCAGCTCTTCGGCCCCGAGGACCGCATCTGTCTCCCCGTTCCCCTGTTCCACTGTTTCGGGTGTTCCCTCGGCGTCATGGCCGCCGTGAATCACGGCTCCGCCCTGGTCATTCTCGAGGGATTCGATCCTGTTTCGGCCATGACCGCGGTGGAGAAGGAGCGATGCACCGCGATCTACGGTGTTCCAACCATGTTCATCGCGATCCTGGACCACCCTCTTTTCCCCAAGTTCAGCTTCGCCTCCTTGAGGACCGGCATCATGGCGGGGTCCCCCTGCCCCGCCCCGATCATGAACCGGGTCATCGAAAAGATGAACGCAAGACAGATCACCATCGTCTACGGGCTCACGGAATCATCCCCGGGGATGACCCAGACCCGCGTGAACGACGACATTCGCAAGCGCTGCGAAACGGTCGGTCGCGCCATGCCGGGGGTTGAAGTGTGCATCATGGATCCCGAGCTTCGCACCCCGGTTCCCCTTGGGGTACCGGGCGAAGTCTGCTGCCGGGGTTATATCGTGATGAAGGGGTATTACAACATGCCCGAAGCCACCATGCAGGCAATTGACCAACAGGGCTGGCTGCATTCGGGCGACCTTGGCGTCATGGACAAGGATGGGTACGTGGCCATCACGGGCAGGCACAAGGATATGATCATTCGCGGCGGAGAAAACATCTACCCGAAAGAGGTCGAGGAATTTCTGTACGGGATGGAAGGGATTCGCGACGTCCAGGTGGTCGGAGTTCCGAGCGCGAAGTATGGCGAGGAGGTGTGCGCCTTCGTCATCCTCAAGGACGGTTCTTCCTACTCGCCCCAGGACGTGATCGACTTCTGCCGTGGCAAGATATCCCGATACAAGATCCCGAAGTGCGTCGCCTTCGTGGACGGATACCCCATGACCGCAAGCGGCAAGATCCAGAAATTCAAGCTGAGGGAGGAGGCGGCGCGATTGTTTCCGGACGCCTGA